A region of Lemur catta isolate mLemCat1 chromosome 22, mLemCat1.pri, whole genome shotgun sequence DNA encodes the following proteins:
- the PPP1R3B gene encoding protein phosphatase 1 regulatory subunit 3B encodes MMAVDIEYRYNCMAPSLRRERFAFKISPKPSKPLRPCIQLGSKNEASGMVAPAVQEKKVKKRVSFADNQGLALTMVKVFSEFDDPLDIPFNITELLDNIVSLTTAESESFVLDFSQPAADYLDFRNRLQADHVCLENCVLKDRALAGTVKVQNLAFEKSVKIRMTFDTWKSFTDFPCQYVKDTYAGSDRDTFSFDISLPEKIQSYERMEFAVCYECNGQTHWDSNRGKNYRIIRAELKSTQGTAEPHNGPDLGISFDQFGSPRCSYGLFPEWPSYLGYEKLGPYY; translated from the coding sequence ATGATGGCTGTGGACATAGAATACAGATACAACTGCATGGCCCCTTCCTTGCGCCGAGAGAGGTTTGCCTTCAAGATCTCGCCAAAGCCGAGCAAACCCCTGAGACCTTGTATTCAGCTGGGCAGCAAGAATGAAGCCAGTGGAATGGTGGCCCCAGCTGTCCAGGAGAAAAAGGTGAAGAAGCGGGTGTCCTTCGCAGACAACCAAGGACTGGCCCTGACAATGGTCAAAGTGTTCTCCGAATTCGATGACCCGTTAGATATCCCATTTAACATCACCGAGCTCCTAGACAACATCGTGAGCCTGACGACAGCAGAGAGCGAGAGCTTTGTTCTGGACTTTTCCCAGCCAGCCGCAGACTACTTAGACTTCAGAAATCGCCTCCAGGCCGACCACGTGTGCCTTGAGAACTGCGTGCTGAAGGACAGGGCCCTGGCGGGCACCGTGAAGGTTCAGAACCTTGCCTTCGAGAAGAGCGTGAAAATAAGGATGACGTTTGACACCTGGAAAAGCTTCACAGACTTCCCTTGTCAGTACGTGAAGGACACTTACGCTGGTTCGGACAGGGACACGTTCTCCTTTGACATTAGCTTACCCGAGAAGATTCAGTCCTACGAAAGGATGGAGTTCGCCGTGTGCTACGAGTGCAACGGCCAGACGCACTGGGACAGCAACAGAGGCAAGAACTACAGGATCATCCGGGCGGAGCTGAAATCCACTCAGGGCACGGCCGAGCCACACAACGGACCAGATTTGGGGATATCCTTCGACCAGTTTGGAAGCCCTCGGTGCTCCTACGGTCTGTTTCCAGAGTGGCCTAGTTACTTAGGATACGAAAAGCTAGGGCCCTATTACTAG